In Chlorocebus sabaeus isolate Y175 chromosome 5, mChlSab1.0.hap1, whole genome shotgun sequence, one genomic interval encodes:
- the LOC119621145 gene encoding cytochrome c-like — translation MGAVEKGKKIFVQKCAQCHAMEKGGKHKTGPNLFGRKTGQAVGFSHTDASKNKGITWGEDTLMEYLKNPKKYISGTKMIFAGIKKEAERVDLIAYLKKATNE, via the coding sequence ATGGGTGCTGTTGAGAAAGGCAAGAAGATTTTTGTTCAGAAGTGTGCCCAGTGCCACGCCATGGAAAAGGGAGGCAAGCATAAGACTGGGCCTAATCTCTTCGGGCGGAAGACAGGTCAGGCCGTTGGATTCTCTCACACAGACGCCAGTAAGAACAAAGGCATCACCTGGGGAGAGGATACACTGATGGAGTATTTGAAGAATCCCAAGAAGTACATCTCTGGAACAAAAATGATCTTTGCCGGCATTAAGAAGGAGGCAGAAAGGGTAGACTTGATAGCTTATCTCAAAAAAGCTACTAATGAGTAA